taattttctataactattaaaaattgttcctgATTCAaccgttatttttaattatttgtgtaCAAAGTTTGATTATGAATTATTGTATATGATAATGATTGTTTATGAATAATATGTatgtttaatgaaataatgaaaaaaatgacaaaagtgatgaatgttagtcaaaaatgttaaatttttataatgaaatatgaatttttgcgaattttttgttgatgatgatgatttttaatgtataTGAATaagttatattaaataaatatatgttatatattatattattttattataaatagtGACTTCTTTGGTTTGTTAAGCTTCTAGGTGCATTTAAATGTACAAAGTttgattcttaaaattaatgtgaTTATTAAAGTTAGTTTTAGTATGAAAGACGATTGTTTGTTAGTAATGTTAgttgaatgatgatgatatatgATAATGatgtaatgaaaatttttaatgaaataatggaTGGAATCTTGATTTAAGTgagatttaatgaaaaactgtttaaaaaatattttttttataaaaatgaacgaatattaacattaaacattaaaagttaatataaaatatatatgttaaaaattatataaaataatgttaacaTATACATTTTTGGAATACTCATggatttcaaacaatttatttaatggaaTGAATAAgaacatgaaatatttaaaaaattaaagcgttTTGATGCtcgatttaacaaaaaagttaaaatgaatgaaaacatATATGTTGTTAATAAACAAGTtatatataatgaaaaaaaatgttaatgtaaaaaaatcaaaagacctgagtaaaaaattatcgattgtTAACATAAACGGGAAACCATAGAAAATTCCAAACAATgtcaataaacttttttgacataaaaaaaatagaaactgaacgaaaaatcaagaaaattgatGTTAATGATTTGTTAGTAATGATAATGAATAATGAATATGATGATagtaatgaaaattatgaaaatgaatttttggtaTGAAATGAGATCAAGTTGAAAGCTCGATGATACCTTAACTGCTATAATACCCTATTTGTCGGACTTTTGTTTATATGTACAAACTAATATAACTTATAAATATGATTAGAAAATGACTAGATTTGACTTTTAGACTAGATTTGgttgtttcatttaaattttttgacagttattaaatttaatttaatttaaaaaaattttcacattaataaattttttaaatcgatttttatgaaaaatttttaatgaaattatttttttatttatttcaaaaatttaatttttttattttttttttcaattattttaattttaatttaaaaaattttcaaaaattatttttttaaataattttaataaaattaataatttttacattaaattttttttaaatcgaaaaaattttaattgaataattttttaaattttaatttttttttttcattttaattttaattttaaaaaatttcaaaagttatttttttaaacttaatttttgaacaactttaataaaatttaaaaaaaattaaaatcgattttgaataaaaatttttaattgaattatttttttatatttttttaataaatttaattttaattaaaaaaaaattcaaaaattattttttaaacttaattttcaagttattttttaattttatattttttttaaattattttaatttttttcaattttaataattaaaaaaaacctaaaattatttttttaaattttataactgtcaaaatatttaaatgaaattattttttttaaaatttagcatGACTAGATCTTGATGACTATGAATGGTGAAAATTGTGATTATAACTAAACATTAAGTACGAGGCTTAAGTCCTTTCAATATACATGTGCAAAAATTGTGCGTTATTGTCTAATatttagtagaaaaaaatgtaagaaaagctgcgtctctaaaaaaaatatagagacAAAAGATTGCTTCATAAAACTATGGCACAAAATTCCTTGGATATGAAACCTCTAACCTCTAttcgtttgttttattttttatcttatgagttaaattatatatttgatATATTGCAgtcttattttcttcttttttcactcaaacTCTTAAAGTAGTTAAGTATTCTCGTCTTTTGGCTCTCctgacttaaaaataatactgCAATATTTCCTATAAACTATTTCCTGCTTTTTTCAGatgaaaatcttaattttaattaaaagtatggcactttttgttttttttttctcgatttcttATTATATTACTTAACATTCTCCCAATTGCcccaatttcaaataaatgaaaaagttgCACGCTATCCCTCTTTACAAAATGGCGGAAAAAACGCGCCTTTTTCggaaatgatcaaaatttgcCTTGGGATTcgatcttttaattttttgatcgaatCCCAATgcgaaattttatgatttccgaaaaaaaggcgcgtttttcgccattttttcttacattattGCCATTCCTTTTTTGACTAGAATTGACACTCGACTAAAATGACTAGATTTGTGTataaaaattctatcaaaaTGAGTCTTTGACTCTTACGTCTAAAAAGTCTTTGatcaacggaaattttttttgaaaaaaatttgccttaaaaatttttttacgtaaaattcgTAGATTTTGATGCAAAAGCATCGTGACTAGCAAAGCACAGTACCCTAACCTTAAATCTATTGACTAAGTGACCATCTTTGGTGTTTGTCCTTACGCGCTAAAATGACTAGATAATTACTCATCTCTTTCTTTGGAATGTCTTCCTGTGGGTTTTTGTCGCAAATTTACAGCCTTACTTGATAACTTACTGCCTAAGACCgttatttgaatgttttttgttcaaataattgtcgatttttcaactaaattcgcgaaaattcatatttaaaaataaaattttgcgatttttgaaaaaatttcatcacttttaaaatttttcacttgctTGTgcctcaaaaactttaaaactaaaagaaaatttaaactcaaaatcTCACATTTAATCACACGGCGTGCAGGGCTGTCGTGTGTTTGATCACCGAAGATCCATGTCTCAAATGTGCTAATGCTGCAGCGGCGATATTTTCGTCTTCCGTGAATCGATCGGCGATGATCTGTAGTCGATTCGAATCTTCGCTCGAACAACTACTTTCATCCTCGTCGATTCTTTGTTGCGCCGCGgcttttgtaaaattgaacACGATGTCAGACATTGTCGGGATACTTTTCGCACCGAATTGCCcgtaattattgttattaacacTACTGCTCGTTGTACTGTAATTTGAGTCTTTGGAATAGGAGTCGTCGCTGTGCGATATGAGACGTTGACGTGCGGGATCCGTTTtcagtttgatattttttgggtttttgtgCGTTGCTTGATGCTTTTTCAGGTATGCCATGCGTTTGAAGCTTTTGTTGCATTCCGTGCAGGGAAATTGGTTTTCGTCGCTGCTACTTTCACTTTTCTTCGAGACTTGATCGCGTGGTTTGTGCCAACGACGATGCGATGCCAAGTTGGCGGGgcagttgaattttttgccgCATTCGGGGCAACGGTATTCCAAAaggacctttaaaaaaataaatatttttaagttatgaaatttttttaagaatatttttttttttattattgaaaagtattttttaatgaatttttaaataatttttttaaaaattttaaattaaatttaaaaatatttttttaaaaaattattttttttaaaaaattttaataaatttttaataaaattttaattatttaaaaaaaattattttttatttaaatttaaattttaaataattattgtgaaaattttaatattgaaaaaatatttatactttaaaaataaataataaaattaaataatttttttttttcaaatattttaaattggaaaattataaatttttttccaaattaaaaaaaaaacaatatttttttttttcattttttcaaataaattttttcataaaattttaaaattttcacaataatttattaaatttgtaaaaaaaaatattttttaaagttcaaaaaaaaaataaataattttttcccttatgatttttttgtaataaaataattttttttttaattaatattttttgttaataaaatttaaataaaaaacattttttaatttaagttaaaataagttaaatatttttgaaatcattttttttttcacttatgatttttttaattaaaaaaatattttaaataattttcgattatttttttttgttgatagattttttttttaattttaaataattaaaaaaaatagtttaaatatttttttttaaaaattattttttcacttttacttttttttaataaaaatatttttttttaaataattttcgataattttttttttgtaaataaaattttaatgaaaaattcttttaatttaattttaaataatttaaaaaaaaaattaattatatatttttaaaaataattttttcacttatgattttttcaaataaaaatattttttaaaataatttttgattaattttttttttgttgataaaattttaattaaaaaaaatatattttaatttaattttaaataattgacaataaaatttaaatacctaattaaaaaaaaaaaaatttcactaatatttttttttaattaaaaaattattttttttatccttcagaaataaaaaaatctgtactTACAATGCACGAACACCGATGTCTCGCCAACTCAAAAACATCCTCGAAATCCGTGCGACACAATTTGCATTTGTAATCTCCAATAACATTCGGAATCGTAGCAATTTCCGCACGAGCCTCATCCGTAGCCTCAACAATATTATATTCCGGATCAATATCACCCGACTGATGATCTGTATTTCCCGTTATTTCCTCCAACGGTCTAATTATCGTGCCCGAAACTGGCGAAGATTGCCATTCATCAAATTTGAGTTTTCTCGATGCCTTTGCCTTTTTGCCATTCGAATCTTTCGTCGGTAGCGGAGGATTTTTACTGCTTTTGTGAGCACTTACTCCTTTCACCGGCTTATTCGGAGTTTTTTCTAATTCCTTCTTTTGAATAGGAATTTCTTCCGTTTTTTCAGGTTTTATTGTCACTTGGCATTCGgctttgaagatttttggtTTGTTTTCTGTGTTTTCGTCGCGAAATTCGAGTTCGCGATAACGTTTCTTCAAAGGCGAAGGCGTACTTGGCGGCGTGATGAGAGGAACAAGAGGTTGGAAAATTGGTTTGCGCGAAAGATCGAGCGGCGAATATTCGGAATACGAATGATCTGTGACGAAATGATGATTGTTGGCAGAATTGGAGCTGGTTTGTTGGCTATTGGCAGTGTTGTAATGCGATTTGTAACTCGGTGGTAGCGAATTTATTGTTGTAAGAAGGCCTACGACCTTTGATTGTACTCGATATTGGGATGATGCCatctcataatattttttatttatttttttttcactctaaattttttttgttttttttaaataatttttttttcacactataaatatttttttaacactattaaatatttctatataaaatttttaatattaatttgtataaatattatttttaatactaaaaaattattttttaggtccTCTACCGGCAACTGCCAGGTAATGAATGACTCGATACAAATCAGGACTCGCCGCTTTTAtaccaattaatccaaaccaagctcaTTTTGTGCACAAACAAGTGTTCATTTCTCCCCTATGCGATGCGCCAGCCAGCCAATGGTGTTACGCATGCGTACCGGAATAGACACTGCGTCCCTCCTATATCGCATGTGTGCCTTATGGAACAAATGCATGAACATTTTAAGTATATAAGACACGCGACTCTCGATGCAAGCACGTGCGGTTCATTcaaattccctttttttacGATCGCTTTTGTTCTCGTTCGTAATACAAATTTCCACTCGTCTGAATAGAAAAAGGGAAACTATCTTCGTTTCGTATtcgaacaagaaaaatatgaatcatCGTTCCtaccttaataatttttttttgttacaatgcGTTCGATAGTATCGTAACATAGTAACAGTCATTGGAATATTCCGAGTCCTGTGTGTGACATTTATTgcgtgtgtttgtgtttgtgtgcgtGAAAGAACGGCGTTGCGTTAGTTGGTTGTAGTTTGGTGCGGatctgaaataataaaaataaataaaaaaaagagtaaaaataaataagggtttgataatgatgattttaggttttttctgCAGCTTGACGATCAGGTAACGAACGCTCAAGAGGTCAATGATTTGTAaatctgaaaagttttttgcttggattttgttaaaaaaattcaaattattcaaaaaaacttcagatttcaaatttttttaattaatttttattttttggaaaatttttagagaaaaaataatttttaacgaattttaataattaattttaatgttattattaattaattcgaaattaaattttacggaaaatttttatttaaaaaaaataatttttcaaaaaaaaaaataattttagaaaattgtttattgttttattgttttaatttgtttcttaaaacagaatttatttaaaggcataaaaattatttttcaaactttattttttaatttttttttttgtataatttttaaaatttattataaattatttttatgattatttttttttataatttaattaatttaaggtcAAATaaggttaatttatttttagatttaaaaattataaaaaaataatttgcttgtattctaaaaaaaaaataaataaattattaaatgaaaaatttaaaaaatcgcataaaatttttactaaatttttattcaaaataattaacgaaaaataaaataaaaaaaattagaatttattgaaaattaattttcatcaaaagaatttttatttttaaaattaaatagaaattattttaagcaaaaatttaatttttacttatttttttcaagaaatttattattttttttaaatatttatcatttaaatttattattatttttaatttttaaaaagttaaaaactatcaaaaattaattttagaaaattaaaaaaaaaagttttttatataaaaatttattttaattttaatcgatgttatttattttttttaatttgtttttaataaaaaaaaattttaaataaaatttaaaatcgaataaaaattatattaaaaatcgaatatattttgattttgatatgaatttgattttatatttggaagtattaaatttaaagaaataaataaaattatacaaatttcaaaaatttccgcgaaaaatttgataaaaaacaatattttccaTCGAAAATGACTCACATTGTTTAcaaatttcgatattttgacatttcaaattcgtatttcaaaaaattttgaactaaattttcctttaaataattttttttagatttcatttttttttgttaaatttaaatctttaaaaattgaaaatattgtaaaagttaaatttttaaggtttcaaaaaagcttttgaagtaatgtaaaaatgtaaaagggaatttgaaacattaaaaaaaaatctgtcagTTACATTTTCTTATCTATAAATCGATTGTCAACAAAATTCCCCATAATCTTATTAAAAGATCTCTTTCAACAATCCACGAAACTGCTAATTACTCACCCGCATTTCTTATAAGAATTCAAccctttatttctttaatgtcATTTTCCCTTCTTCTTACGCACCGCACCGACTtaagaaaatcattaaaaaataacaaaaatgcaCCTTACTGGCACCTTGCACACGAATGCGTACCTTTATTAATTTCACGTTTCTTTGCCCCTTAAATGTCTTAACAAGTTCCTACAATAAACATTACTACGCAACCTTACAAAGAAATAACTTTGCTATTCATTCGCAACTACTTTAAATGTGTGTAAGTAAGCAAAGTGTCGTAAATAAAAATCccctttcttattttttttttttttatttttatgagggAAGACTTACAGAGGGAAGCGTTTCTTAAAgcttttcttaataatttttttgaactgaaatgaaaaactgaACTGCCTAACATTCCCTTGTAGATTTCGAAGGATAAGAAAATATACATTAGTCACGATTTTAAAGGTTAAGGTTTCCATTTACTACTTAGTTGAGTCAGAAGCTTACGTACAGAAAGTTTGCACCCCTTTTCttacgaaatttttacactgaaaacaacaacaatgaagTAGACATATCGGAAGACGATTCTCTATCTATGCGGGGAGTTGTGTACACAGGAAGGACattcattcacaaaataaacCCAAATACAAAGTCATTCAACATTCCAGTAGAAGAGTCGTCGTGTCGTCGTCTTCTTCAATGACTCAtactatataaaaatatttacacccGCTGAACGAACAAGACATAAGGTGCGTAAAATCTtggaaatggaaattttttggccatataatttttttttcgttctttgaaAAAGAAGGGGCGCCATTCGATTTGCATGCACGAATGTTTATGATTAGTGTTCTTGATGTTATTCTCAATGTCATGTCAGAGTCATTTACAGGCATGTACTTTTGGTAATTCACTTAAGCTCTTCGCATGGAGACGAACAAGGAAAAAAGCAGGAATAAGGaggatattaatttatttatttattcatgaaaaatgtctACCTTAAGGGTTAATTTTGGCACAAGACGAAATTAAATGGCACATTAAAGTGAATGAATGGATTTGGCATTAAGAGAATGCTTAATTGACCAAATGGGACTTTTTAGGTAaagtttttaagagattttgatagattaaatttttttaactaaatttttgtttgaattgatccaaattttttaaaaaaattaattattatttttaattatttataaaataattattttttttataattattattttattattaattaataattaatttattcaattttaatcaatttagttttaatgattttttttttaaatttatttaattttattttaggattttaatttaaaaaaattgtagatatttgttcaaaattttaatttaaaatttcatctattaaaaaatttaaaatttgtgagtTATTTTTAGCGGAAAACGTCAcctaatgtcaaaattttcgcgCTTCTTTATCTTGTTTTgtgataattattaaaatttctttgttttgagaataaattgttcagaaaacaactaaaaatcattttatataaagaaaaatttaaaaatattcggaAATTCATAtcttgacaggtgtcaaaaaaaacttaaaaaatcaaaaaattttcaaaactgagATTTAGATCAAACatgtcaaatcaaaatttgcttcaattcgtatcaaaaaagatcaaaagagTTTTAAAATCTCATCTGCTCATTTAAAAAACCAGTTTGTCACACTTTTCCAACGGCGACGTGAAAATCCTCAtgtcaaacaacaacaaaaaatcctaCAAAGGGGTTCCATCAAAAGACTTTCGTGAATAATTTACATACAAAACTATCATAATTACAATATTCATTCCTCTATCGCTGCATTCCCTGTTTTCTCTAACTCACTGGCGACACATAAACTGCATTATAATGCATATCGTCGTCAtgcatttatataaaaatttaaaacagtaATGATAACAGTATAATAAttgttatgcattttttttcctcagaaCTCtgaattaacattattttataaaaataaatctgaaaTGCACCCCTTtctaaaatcaacaaaacaaCTGTTCGTTCGTTCATGTCGCAGTGTTAGGGTATTTCGTAACCACGCGATGCATTTAAAGGTCCTGCCGATGGAAATGCATGAACGACCCCTGAATGcgtttgattcatttttaaatcacaaacatttttaaacaaccACGTCTTGTATAGCGTAACAAATAGCAtggcagcgaaaaaaaaagttcgttacACATGAATtacttcaaacatttttatattgtgcacgatatttatttattattacggcATACGTTCCCGTACTTAAGGATTCGTTTGTGTTAGTGTCGGAATAAAAGGGAAATAGTTTTCACCCCTAAAAATTATCGTGTCTTCGTTGAAACGCCGCTTTATTGTGTGTAAGTTTTTGTTGtcgtttctttatttaattatattcttTTTCAATTGTAGGTTtctcgaagaagaagaactttGACACCATTGGAGGAGAATTGGTTAAGACAAGTTGAAAAAAAGCACCTGTGTCACTTTCGCTTTTTAATGGTTTGAATGTGAAGCTTTAAGGCTCTAAAGtagaaatttgaaatgaaattttttggcaagttGATCGATCAAAGCATtcaaaggtaaatatttttttttttctttaaggttttgaaaacgaaaattcatttttcaaagctttcaaattaaaagtagtcgaaaaaatttttttttttttaatttaagaatttaccttttttgtaggaaaaaaacgtaagagacaattcaaaaaattcatatcaaaatttttatataggtaagttttaattttttttcaggagctttaaaattgaaattccaaatttatttgcatcagaaatattttacaaaatcaaaGAGGctcaaaattcaacaatatctgagaaatttaaaaacaactaaaatttgaTGGAATCTGAAGTACAATCTCAAGATTTTTCGACAACTTAAGGCTTTTACTCAACATGAAGACATTCTCGAATCTTCGACAAAGAAACAAGGCTTAAGAAGTAGATTAAAAAACTTTGCTgtgatttttacaaattggatacaaaattttacattgcTTTATTCTGTACTTTTTGTCAAACAAGTCTTCACAATTTAAGGAAACTTTCCTTTACATTTGCACTTATCACGTCGACAACCTCCATAACGTC
The sequence above is drawn from the Culicoides brevitarsis isolate CSIRO-B50_1 chromosome 1, AGI_CSIRO_Cbre_v1, whole genome shotgun sequence genome and encodes:
- the LOC134837897 gene encoding zinc finger protein 436; the encoded protein is MASSQYRVQSKVVGLLTTINSLPPSYKSHYNTANSQQTSSNSANNHHFVTDHSYSEYSPLDLSRKPIFQPLVPLITPPSTPSPLKKRYRELEFRDENTENKPKIFKAECQVTIKPEKTEEIPIQKKELEKTPNKPVKGVSAHKSSKNPPLPTKDSNGKKAKASRKLKFDEWQSSPVSGTIIRPLEEITGNTDHQSGDIDPEYNIVEATDEARAEIATIPNVIGDYKCKLCRTDFEDVFELARHRCSCIVLLEYRCPECGKKFNCPANLASHRRWHKPRDQVSKKSESSSDENQFPCTECNKSFKRMAYLKKHQATHKNPKNIKLKTDPARQRLISHSDDSYSKDSNYSTTSSSVNNNNYGQFGAKSIPTMSDIVFNFTKAAAQQRIDEDESSCSSEDSNRLQIIADRFTEDENIAAAALAHLRHGSSVIKHTTALHAV